From Enoplosus armatus isolate fEnoArm2 chromosome 23, fEnoArm2.hap1, whole genome shotgun sequence, a single genomic window includes:
- the rasl11a gene encoding ras-like protein family member 11A-like, whose protein sequence is MRLTGDPAPGTMNSSSGSGNFLLVPIPEYPLLDCVPNKTVKIVVLGASNVGKTALIVRFLTKRFIGDYEANTGALYSRKVTLDGEEVSLQIQDTPCVALQDDAEGLYCQEQINRSIYWADGYVLVFSITDHNSYRTIQPLYQHVRRIHPSGNIPVILVGNKSDLLRARQVPADEGETLAASLGGVYFEASARENHEGVHAAFLHLCQEVIRALGGGNGEKRRGGLHLARPKSPNMQELKRRFRQVLSSKVKSATTL, encoded by the exons ATGCGGCTGACTGGCGACCCTGCACCGGGAACcatgaacagcagcagcggGTCTGGCAACTTTCTGCTGGTCCCCATACCGGAGTATCCCCTGCTGGACTGTGTGCCCAACAAGACGGTGAAGATCGTGGTGCTGGGGGCGAGCAACGTCGGGAAAACCg CCCTGATCGTCAGGTTTCTGACCAAGAGGTTCATCGGGGATTATGAAGCAAACACTG GAGCGCTCTACTCCAGAAAGGTCACACTGGATGGGGAGGAAGTGTCACTTCAGATCCAGGATACTCCCTGTGTCGCTCTCCAG gaTGATGCTGAGGGGCTGTACTGCCAGGAGCAGATCAACAG GTCAATATACTGGGCAGATGGTTACGTGCTGGTTTTCTCCATCACAGACCACAACAGCTACCGCACCATCCAGCCGCTGTACCAACATGTCCGACGCATACACCCCTCTGGAAATATACCTGTTATACTG GTTGGCAACAAGAGCGACCTGCTCAGAGCCCGACAAGTGCCGGCAGACGAAGGCGAGACGTTAGCAGCTTCACTAG GAGGCGTTTACTTTGAGGCCTCGGCCAGAGAGAACCACGAGGGAGTCCACGCCGCCTTCCTACATCTCTGCCAGGAG GTGATCCGGGCGTTGGGAGGAGGGAACGGcgagaaaagaagaggaggccTCCACCTGGCCAGACCCAAGTCTCCCAACATGCAGGAGCTGAAGAGGAGGTTCAGGCAGGTCCTCTCCTCCAAAGTCAAGTCGGCCACAACTCTCTGA
- the usp12b gene encoding ubiquitin carboxyl-terminal hydrolase 12 isoform X1 has product MEILMTVRKIASICTMGANASALEKEIGPEQFPVNEHYFGLVNFGNTCYCNSVLQALYFCRPFREKVLAYKVQPRRKESLLTCLADLFNSIATQKKKVGVIPPKKFISRLRKENELFDNYMQQDAHEFLNYLLNTIADLLQEEKSQERQQNGKLVQNGGGGGSDGGGGGGGGGEGEGGKETQQTWVHEIFQGTLTNETRCLNCEAVSSKDEDFLDLSVDVEQNTSITHCLRGFSNTETLCSEYKYYCEQCRSKQEAQKRMRVKKLPMILALHLKRFKYMDQLHRYTKLSYRVVFPLELRLFNTSGDATNPDRMYDLVAVVVHCGSGPNRGHYITIVKSHGFWLLFDDDIVEKIDAQAIEEFYGLTSDISKNSESGYILFYQSRD; this is encoded by the exons ATGGAAATACTGATGACAGTCCGAAAGATCGCCTCGATTTGTACGATG gGCGCCAATGCCTCTGCCTTGGAAAAGGAGATTGGACCGGAACAGTTTCCCGTTAATGAACACTACTTCGGATTGGTCAAC TTTGGCAACACCTGCTACTGTAActcagtgctgcaggctctgtATTTCTGTCGACCGTTCAGGGAGAAGGTGTTGGCATACAAG GTGCAGCCGCGTCGTAAGGAGTCCCTCCTCACCTGCCTGGCCGACCTGTTCAACAGCATCGCCACGCAGAAGAAGAAGGTCGGAGTCATCCCTCCCAAGAAATTCATCTCACggctgagaaaagaaaatg AGCTGTTTGACAACTACATGCAGCAGGACGCCCACGAATTCCTCAACTACCTCCTCAACACCATCGCAGACCTGCTCCAGGAGGAGAAGAGCCAGGAGCGACAGCAGAATGGAAAACTGGTGCAgaacggaggaggaggaggaagtgatggaggaggaggaggaggaggaggaggagaaggggaaggaggaaaggagacaCAACAGACGTGGGTCCATGAGATCTTCCAAGGAACACTGACCAATGAGACGCGCTGCCTCAACTGTGAAGCT GTGAGCAGTAAAGACGAGGACTTCCTGGATCTGTCGGTGGATGTGGAGCAGAACACCTCCATCACACACTGCCTCAG GGGCTTCAGCAACACAGAGACGTTATGCAGTGAATACAAATACTACTGTGAGCAGTGTCGCAGCAAACAGGAAGCCCAGAAAAG GATGAGGGTAAAGAAGCTACCGATGATCCTCGCCCTCCACCTGAAGCGCTTTAAATACATGGACCAGCTGCACCGCTACACCAAACTGTCCTATCGCGTCGTCTTCCCCCTGGAGCTCCGCCTCTTCAACACGTCCGGGGACGCCACCAACCCCGACCGCATGTACGACCTGGTGGCTGTCGTTGTACACTGTGGCAG tggtCCCAACCGCGGACACTACATCACCATCGTCAAGAGCCACGGCTTCTGGCTGCTGTTCGATGACGACATCGTAGAG
- the usp12b gene encoding ubiquitin carboxyl-terminal hydrolase 12 isoform X3 produces MEILMTVRKIASICTMGANASALEKEIGPEQFPVNEHYFGLVNFGNTCYCNSVLQALYFCRPFREKVLAYKVQPRRKESLLTCLADLFNSIATQKKKVGVIPPKKFISRLRKENELFDNYMQQDAHEFLNYLLNTIADLLQEEKSQERQQNGKLVQNGGGGGREGGKETQQTWVHEIFQGTLTNETRCLNCEAVSSKDEDFLDLSVDVEQNTSITHCLRGFSNTETLCSEYKYYCEQCRSKQEAQKRMRVKKLPMILALHLKRFKYMDQLHRYTKLSYRVVFPLELRLFNTSGDATNPDRMYDLVAVVVHCGSGPNRGHYITIVKSHGFWLLFDDDIVEKIDAQAIEEFYGLTSDISKNSESGYILFYQSRD; encoded by the exons ATGGAAATACTGATGACAGTCCGAAAGATCGCCTCGATTTGTACGATG gGCGCCAATGCCTCTGCCTTGGAAAAGGAGATTGGACCGGAACAGTTTCCCGTTAATGAACACTACTTCGGATTGGTCAAC TTTGGCAACACCTGCTACTGTAActcagtgctgcaggctctgtATTTCTGTCGACCGTTCAGGGAGAAGGTGTTGGCATACAAG GTGCAGCCGCGTCGTAAGGAGTCCCTCCTCACCTGCCTGGCCGACCTGTTCAACAGCATCGCCACGCAGAAGAAGAAGGTCGGAGTCATCCCTCCCAAGAAATTCATCTCACggctgagaaaagaaaatg AGCTGTTTGACAACTACATGCAGCAGGACGCCCACGAATTCCTCAACTACCTCCTCAACACCATCGCAGACCTGCTCCAGGAGGAGAAGAGCCAGGAGCGACAGCAGAATGGAAAACTGGTGCAgaacggaggaggaggaggaa gggaaggaggaaaggagacaCAACAGACGTGGGTCCATGAGATCTTCCAAGGAACACTGACCAATGAGACGCGCTGCCTCAACTGTGAAGCT GTGAGCAGTAAAGACGAGGACTTCCTGGATCTGTCGGTGGATGTGGAGCAGAACACCTCCATCACACACTGCCTCAG GGGCTTCAGCAACACAGAGACGTTATGCAGTGAATACAAATACTACTGTGAGCAGTGTCGCAGCAAACAGGAAGCCCAGAAAAG GATGAGGGTAAAGAAGCTACCGATGATCCTCGCCCTCCACCTGAAGCGCTTTAAATACATGGACCAGCTGCACCGCTACACCAAACTGTCCTATCGCGTCGTCTTCCCCCTGGAGCTCCGCCTCTTCAACACGTCCGGGGACGCCACCAACCCCGACCGCATGTACGACCTGGTGGCTGTCGTTGTACACTGTGGCAG tggtCCCAACCGCGGACACTACATCACCATCGTCAAGAGCCACGGCTTCTGGCTGCTGTTCGATGACGACATCGTAGAG
- the usp12b gene encoding ubiquitin carboxyl-terminal hydrolase 12 isoform X2 has protein sequence MEILMTVRKIASICTMGANASALEKEIGPEQFPVNEHYFGLVNFGNTCYCNSVLQALYFCRPFREKVLAYKVQPRRKESLLTCLADLFNSIATQKKKVGVIPPKKFISRLRKENELFDNYMQQDAHEFLNYLLNTIADLLQEEKSQERQQNGKLVQNGGGGGKGEGGKETQQTWVHEIFQGTLTNETRCLNCEAVSSKDEDFLDLSVDVEQNTSITHCLRGFSNTETLCSEYKYYCEQCRSKQEAQKRMRVKKLPMILALHLKRFKYMDQLHRYTKLSYRVVFPLELRLFNTSGDATNPDRMYDLVAVVVHCGSGPNRGHYITIVKSHGFWLLFDDDIVEKIDAQAIEEFYGLTSDISKNSESGYILFYQSRD, from the exons ATGGAAATACTGATGACAGTCCGAAAGATCGCCTCGATTTGTACGATG gGCGCCAATGCCTCTGCCTTGGAAAAGGAGATTGGACCGGAACAGTTTCCCGTTAATGAACACTACTTCGGATTGGTCAAC TTTGGCAACACCTGCTACTGTAActcagtgctgcaggctctgtATTTCTGTCGACCGTTCAGGGAGAAGGTGTTGGCATACAAG GTGCAGCCGCGTCGTAAGGAGTCCCTCCTCACCTGCCTGGCCGACCTGTTCAACAGCATCGCCACGCAGAAGAAGAAGGTCGGAGTCATCCCTCCCAAGAAATTCATCTCACggctgagaaaagaaaatg AGCTGTTTGACAACTACATGCAGCAGGACGCCCACGAATTCCTCAACTACCTCCTCAACACCATCGCAGACCTGCTCCAGGAGGAGAAGAGCCAGGAGCGACAGCAGAATGGAAAACTGGTGCAgaacggaggaggaggaggaa aaggggaaggaggaaaggagacaCAACAGACGTGGGTCCATGAGATCTTCCAAGGAACACTGACCAATGAGACGCGCTGCCTCAACTGTGAAGCT GTGAGCAGTAAAGACGAGGACTTCCTGGATCTGTCGGTGGATGTGGAGCAGAACACCTCCATCACACACTGCCTCAG GGGCTTCAGCAACACAGAGACGTTATGCAGTGAATACAAATACTACTGTGAGCAGTGTCGCAGCAAACAGGAAGCCCAGAAAAG GATGAGGGTAAAGAAGCTACCGATGATCCTCGCCCTCCACCTGAAGCGCTTTAAATACATGGACCAGCTGCACCGCTACACCAAACTGTCCTATCGCGTCGTCTTCCCCCTGGAGCTCCGCCTCTTCAACACGTCCGGGGACGCCACCAACCCCGACCGCATGTACGACCTGGTGGCTGTCGTTGTACACTGTGGCAG tggtCCCAACCGCGGACACTACATCACCATCGTCAAGAGCCACGGCTTCTGGCTGCTGTTCGATGACGACATCGTAGAG
- the usp12b gene encoding ubiquitin carboxyl-terminal hydrolase 12 isoform X4 has protein sequence MTVRKIASICTMGANASALEKEIGPEQFPVNEHYFGLVNALYFCRPFREKVLAYKVQPRRKESLLTCLADLFNSIATQKKKVGVIPPKKFISRLRKENELFDNYMQQDAHEFLNYLLNTIADLLQEEKSQERQQNGKLVQNGGGGGKGEGGKETQQTWVHEIFQGTLTNETRCLNCEAVSSKDEDFLDLSVDVEQNTSITHCLRGFSNTETLCSEYKYYCEQCRSKQEAQKRMRVKKLPMILALHLKRFKYMDQLHRYTKLSYRVVFPLELRLFNTSGDATNPDRMYDLVAVVVHCGSGPNRGHYITIVKSHGFWLLFDDDIVEKIDAQAIEEFYGLTSDISKNSESGYILFYQSRD, from the exons ATGACAGTCCGAAAGATCGCCTCGATTTGTACGATG gGCGCCAATGCCTCTGCCTTGGAAAAGGAGATTGGACCGGAACAGTTTCCCGTTAATGAACACTACTTCGGATTGGTCAAC gctctgtATTTCTGTCGACCGTTCAGGGAGAAGGTGTTGGCATACAAG GTGCAGCCGCGTCGTAAGGAGTCCCTCCTCACCTGCCTGGCCGACCTGTTCAACAGCATCGCCACGCAGAAGAAGAAGGTCGGAGTCATCCCTCCCAAGAAATTCATCTCACggctgagaaaagaaaatg AGCTGTTTGACAACTACATGCAGCAGGACGCCCACGAATTCCTCAACTACCTCCTCAACACCATCGCAGACCTGCTCCAGGAGGAGAAGAGCCAGGAGCGACAGCAGAATGGAAAACTGGTGCAgaacggaggaggaggaggaa aaggggaaggaggaaaggagacaCAACAGACGTGGGTCCATGAGATCTTCCAAGGAACACTGACCAATGAGACGCGCTGCCTCAACTGTGAAGCT GTGAGCAGTAAAGACGAGGACTTCCTGGATCTGTCGGTGGATGTGGAGCAGAACACCTCCATCACACACTGCCTCAG GGGCTTCAGCAACACAGAGACGTTATGCAGTGAATACAAATACTACTGTGAGCAGTGTCGCAGCAAACAGGAAGCCCAGAAAAG GATGAGGGTAAAGAAGCTACCGATGATCCTCGCCCTCCACCTGAAGCGCTTTAAATACATGGACCAGCTGCACCGCTACACCAAACTGTCCTATCGCGTCGTCTTCCCCCTGGAGCTCCGCCTCTTCAACACGTCCGGGGACGCCACCAACCCCGACCGCATGTACGACCTGGTGGCTGTCGTTGTACACTGTGGCAG tggtCCCAACCGCGGACACTACATCACCATCGTCAAGAGCCACGGCTTCTGGCTGCTGTTCGATGACGACATCGTAGAG